In one Desulfoferula mesophila genomic region, the following are encoded:
- a CDS encoding 2-isopropylmalate synthase: protein MSNLVKIFDTTLRDGEQSPGASMNLEEKMRLAHKLAQLGVDIIEVGFPASSPGDFESVNQIAQQVKGPVICGLARTGHADIQTCWEAIKPAEKKRIHVFIATSDIHLEHKLRISREQALAEITSGVGLAASLCDDVEFSAEDASRSDPDFLAQAVATALEAGATTINIPDTVGYALPDEFTERIKYLYKKVPQLKKATVSVHCHDDLGLAVANSLAGIKAGARQVEGCINGIGERAGNASIEEVVMMLATREKALGLTTNINRKEIYPASRLVSMITGVTVQPNKAIVGANAFAHESGIHVDGVLKNPLTYEIMTPEEVGIGQNNLVLGKHSGRAALKARLADMGYELDRDNVEKLFQAFKRLADKKKEVFNEDLEALIADEILRIPLRWRLDYLNIVSGTVTVPTATVRIFDCEELKQEFGSGSGPVDAVYNTISKITGSKAKLLRFTISAITGGLDAQGEVTVRLGENGLVVLGKSSDSDILVAAAKAYINGLNRLEYLKTHGPRLSAQESSL from the coding sequence ATGTCCAACCTGGTAAAGATTTTCGACACGACTCTGCGCGATGGCGAACAGTCGCCGGGCGCTTCCATGAACCTCGAAGAGAAGATGCGCCTGGCCCACAAGTTGGCTCAATTGGGTGTGGACATCATCGAGGTCGGCTTTCCCGCCTCCAGCCCCGGCGATTTCGAATCGGTCAACCAGATCGCCCAGCAGGTGAAGGGCCCGGTCATCTGCGGCCTGGCCCGCACCGGCCACGCGGACATCCAGACCTGTTGGGAGGCCATCAAGCCGGCGGAGAAGAAACGCATCCACGTGTTCATCGCCACCAGCGACATCCACCTGGAGCACAAGCTGAGGATCAGCCGCGAGCAGGCCCTGGCCGAGATCACCTCCGGGGTGGGCCTGGCCGCCAGCCTGTGCGACGACGTGGAGTTCAGCGCCGAGGACGCCTCGCGCTCGGACCCGGACTTTCTGGCCCAGGCGGTGGCCACCGCCCTGGAGGCCGGAGCCACCACCATCAACATCCCCGACACCGTGGGCTACGCCCTGCCCGACGAGTTCACCGAGCGCATCAAGTACCTGTATAAGAAGGTGCCCCAGCTCAAGAAGGCCACGGTGAGCGTGCACTGCCACGACGACCTGGGCCTGGCCGTGGCCAACAGCCTGGCCGGCATCAAGGCCGGGGCGCGCCAGGTGGAAGGCTGCATCAACGGCATCGGCGAACGGGCGGGCAACGCCTCCATCGAGGAGGTGGTGATGATGCTGGCCACCCGCGAGAAGGCCCTGGGGCTGACCACCAACATCAACCGCAAGGAGATCTACCCGGCCAGCCGCCTGGTCTCCATGATCACCGGGGTTACGGTGCAGCCCAACAAGGCCATCGTGGGGGCCAACGCCTTTGCCCACGAGTCGGGCATCCACGTGGACGGCGTGCTCAAGAACCCGCTGACCTACGAGATCATGACCCCCGAAGAGGTGGGCATCGGCCAGAACAACCTGGTGCTGGGCAAGCACTCGGGCCGCGCCGCCCTCAAGGCCCGCCTGGCCGACATGGGCTACGAGCTGGACCGCGACAACGTGGAGAAGCTCTTCCAGGCCTTCAAGCGCCTGGCCGACAAGAAAAAAGAGGTGTTCAACGAGGACCTGGAGGCGCTCATCGCCGACGAGATCCTGCGCATCCCCCTGCGCTGGCGCCTGGACTACCTGAACATCGTCAGCGGCACGGTGACCGTACCCACCGCCACGGTGCGCATCTTCGACTGCGAGGAGCTCAAGCAGGAGTTCGGCTCGGGCAGCGGCCCGGTGGACGCGGTGTACAACACCATCTCCAAAATCACCGGTTCCAAGGCCAAGCTGCTGCGCTTCACCATCAGCGCCATTACCGGAGGGCTGGACGCGCAGGGCGAGGTAACGGTAAGATTGGGCGAAAACGGTCTGGTGGTCCTGGGCAAGAGTTCCGACTCCGACATCCTGGTGGCCGCGGCCAAGGCCTACATCAACGGGCTCAACCGCCTGGAGTACCTGAAGACCCACGGTCCCCGGCTGAGCGCCCAGGAGAGCAGCCTTTGA
- a CDS encoding aconitase/3-isopropylmalate dehydratase large subunit family protein has product MNQPQTMSQKILASRAGLPHVEPGAIVEAKLDMVLANDVSTPMAIKGFKEIGGERVFDPSRVVMVADHFTPNKDVGSALIAKEMNEFVSSNHLEHRFQGGRSGISHMLLAERGLILPGELAVGADSRMVTHGAMGALATGVGASDLAAALVTGRGWFRVPETMRVELGGELGPWVGGMDIALALLRLLGPEGAHYQSLEFTGSLVPGLSMEARLTISNLMVESGAKAALFPVDQVTTDYLKDKATRSWASVASDPDAAFSKAAKLDVSGLEPQAARPHRPHDVAPARRAGYEPVDQVFIGSCAAAHLQDLRVAAQVLSGKQVHPRVRLMVVPPTPRIMLQAVREGLVETFLAAGGIMGPPSCGPCSGAHLGILAAGEVAVATANRNYRGRMGHPSSRIYLAGPAVAAASAILGRVADPAEVLS; this is encoded by the coding sequence TTGAACCAGCCCCAAACCATGAGTCAGAAAATATTGGCTTCCCGCGCCGGGCTCCCCCACGTGGAGCCCGGCGCCATCGTGGAGGCCAAGCTGGACATGGTCCTGGCCAACGACGTCTCCACCCCCATGGCCATCAAGGGATTCAAGGAGATTGGCGGCGAGAGGGTCTTCGATCCCTCCCGGGTGGTGATGGTGGCCGACCACTTCACCCCCAACAAGGACGTGGGCAGCGCGCTCATCGCCAAGGAGATGAACGAGTTCGTCTCCTCCAACCACCTGGAGCACCGCTTCCAGGGCGGGCGTTCGGGCATCTCCCACATGCTCCTGGCCGAGCGCGGGCTGATTCTGCCCGGCGAGCTGGCCGTGGGAGCCGACAGCCGCATGGTCACCCACGGGGCCATGGGGGCCCTGGCCACCGGAGTGGGGGCCAGCGACCTGGCCGCCGCCCTGGTCACCGGCCGGGGCTGGTTCCGGGTGCCCGAGACCATGCGGGTGGAGCTTGGCGGCGAGCTGGGCCCCTGGGTGGGCGGCATGGACATCGCCCTGGCCCTGTTGCGCCTGCTGGGCCCGGAGGGGGCCCACTATCAGAGCCTGGAGTTCACCGGTTCCCTGGTGCCCGGGCTGTCCATGGAGGCCCGCCTGACCATCAGCAACCTGATGGTGGAAAGCGGGGCCAAGGCGGCCCTGTTCCCGGTGGATCAGGTGACCACCGACTATCTCAAGGACAAGGCCACGCGCTCCTGGGCCTCGGTGGCCTCCGATCCGGACGCCGCCTTTTCCAAGGCGGCCAAGCTGGACGTGAGCGGCCTGGAACCCCAGGCGGCCCGGCCCCACCGGCCCCACGACGTGGCCCCGGCCCGCCGGGCGGGCTACGAGCCGGTGGACCAGGTGTTCATAGGCTCCTGCGCCGCGGCCCACTTGCAAGACCTGCGGGTGGCCGCCCAGGTGCTAAGCGGCAAGCAGGTGCACCCCCGGGTGCGCCTGATGGTGGTCCCCCCCACCCCGCGCATCATGCTCCAGGCGGTGCGCGAGGGCCTGGTGGAGACCTTCCTGGCTGCCGGCGGGATCATGGGCCCGCCCTCCTGCGGCCCCTGCTCCGGGGCCCACCTGGGCATCCTGGCCGCCGGCGAGGTGGCGGTGGCCACCGCCAACCGCAACTACCGGGGCCGCATGGGCCACCCCAGCAGCCGCATCTACCTGGCCGGTCCGGCGGTGGCCGCGGCCAGCGCCATCTTGGGCCGGGTGGCCGATCCGGCGGAGGTTTTGTCATGA
- the leuD gene encoding 3-isopropylmalate dehydratase small subunit (catalyzes the isomerization between 2-isopropylmalate and 3-isopropylmalate in leucine biosynthesis), with protein MISGTAWVFGDHISSDAIIPARYLHQRDPHSWSKVVLGDLRPEFAGQVGFGDFIVAGRNFGCGSSREQAPLAIKNAGVGAVIAHSFSRMFFRNAFNMGLLIFTCPEAAARVHDGDRLRLDPYSGLIEDRDQETSFQAQPVDPYLADLVSQGGLIKKIRKQLTGR; from the coding sequence ATGATCAGCGGCACCGCGTGGGTTTTCGGCGACCACATCTCCAGCGACGCCATCATACCGGCCCGCTACCTGCACCAGCGCGACCCCCACTCCTGGTCCAAGGTGGTCCTGGGCGATCTTCGGCCCGAGTTCGCCGGCCAGGTGGGTTTCGGCGATTTCATCGTGGCCGGGCGCAACTTCGGCTGCGGTTCCTCCCGGGAGCAGGCCCCCCTGGCCATCAAGAACGCCGGGGTGGGCGCGGTGATCGCCCACAGCTTCTCGCGCATGTTCTTTCGCAACGCCTTCAACATGGGGCTGCTCATCTTTACCTGCCCCGAGGCCGCGGCCCGGGTGCACGACGGCGACCGCCTGCGCCTGGACCCCTACAGCGGGCTAATCGAGGACCGGGACCAGGAGACCTCTTTTCAGGCCCAACCGGTTGACCCCTACTTGGCCGACCTGGTGAGCCAGGGGGGCCTGATCAAGAAAATCCGCAAACAGCTCACCGGACGCTAA
- a CDS encoding aspartate-semialdehyde dehydrogenase codes for MSKLYKVAVCGATGAVGNQMIQCLEERDFPVGELRLLASERSKGKKLTYKGEEIPVQVLDENSFEGIEIALFSAGASTSKNFAPVAAKAGAVVVDNSSCWRMDPLVPLVVPEVNPKAIAGYTTKGIIANPNCSTIQMVVVLQPIHELAGIERIVVSTYQAVSGTGQKAIVELEGQLKALHEGRQPEAKVYPKQIAWNLLPHIDVFQDNGYTKEEMKMVLETQKIMGDDSIKVSATCVRVPVRYGHSETVNIATKKKVSVDEVRAALAKAPGVKVVDDPANLVYPTPLEAAGQDLTYVGRIREDISQDKGIDLWLVADNIRKGAATNAVQIAEILATDYL; via the coding sequence ATGAGCAAGCTTTACAAAGTCGCGGTGTGCGGGGCCACTGGTGCCGTGGGCAACCAGATGATCCAGTGCCTCGAAGAAAGAGACTTTCCAGTGGGCGAGCTGCGCCTGTTGGCCTCCGAGCGCTCCAAGGGCAAGAAACTCACTTACAAGGGCGAAGAGATCCCCGTGCAGGTGCTGGACGAGAACTCCTTCGAGGGCATCGAGATCGCCCTGTTCAGCGCCGGGGCCTCCACCAGCAAGAACTTCGCGCCGGTGGCCGCCAAGGCGGGCGCGGTGGTGGTGGACAACTCCTCCTGCTGGCGCATGGACCCCCTGGTGCCGTTGGTGGTGCCCGAGGTGAACCCCAAGGCCATCGCGGGCTACACCACCAAGGGAATCATCGCCAACCCCAACTGCTCCACCATCCAGATGGTGGTGGTGCTCCAGCCCATCCATGAGCTGGCGGGGATCGAGCGCATCGTGGTGAGCACCTATCAGGCGGTGAGCGGCACCGGCCAGAAGGCCATCGTCGAGCTGGAAGGCCAGCTCAAGGCCCTGCACGAGGGGCGCCAGCCCGAAGCCAAGGTGTATCCCAAGCAGATCGCCTGGAACCTTCTGCCCCACATCGACGTGTTCCAGGACAACGGCTACACCAAGGAAGAGATGAAGATGGTGCTGGAGACCCAGAAGATCATGGGCGATGACAGCATCAAGGTCAGCGCCACCTGCGTGCGCGTGCCGGTGCGCTACGGTCACTCCGAGACGGTGAACATCGCCACCAAGAAGAAGGTGAGCGTAGACGAGGTGCGCGCCGCGTTGGCCAAGGCCCCCGGCGTGAAGGTGGTGGACGACCCGGCCAACCTGGTCTACCCCACCCCCCTGGAGGCGGCGGGCCAGGATCTGACCTACGTGGGCCGCATCCGCGAGGACATCAGCCAGGACAAGGGCATCGACCTGTGGCTGGTGGCCGACAACATCCGCAAGGGCGCGGCCACCAACGCGGTGCAGATCGCCGAGATCCTGGCGACGGATTACCTGTAG
- the rsmD gene encoding 16S rRNA (guanine(966)-N(2))-methyltransferase RsmD: protein MLKITGGRLRGRALKTPPGLGTRPTGAKMRQALFNILGPRVEGSRVADLYAGSGALGLEALSRGAASVCFVESSRPVAKLIQANLDALGLAQAGRVHAAGLPAAVEALKAAAPFDLVLADPPYGKGQVARLVELAAQGWLLAADGLLLIEHSPQEAPQAPVGLEIVDHRRYGQSELSFLASSSDSRGDGT, encoded by the coding sequence TTGCTCAAGATCACCGGCGGGCGCCTGCGGGGGCGGGCGCTCAAGACGCCGCCCGGCTTGGGCACCCGGCCCACCGGGGCCAAGATGCGCCAGGCGTTGTTCAACATATTGGGCCCCAGGGTTGAGGGCAGCCGGGTGGCCGACCTATACGCAGGCAGCGGGGCCCTGGGCCTGGAAGCCCTCAGCCGGGGGGCGGCCTCGGTTTGCTTCGTGGAAAGCAGCCGCCCAGTGGCCAAGCTGATCCAGGCCAACCTGGACGCCCTGGGCCTGGCCCAGGCGGGCCGAGTGCACGCGGCCGGGCTGCCGGCCGCCGTGGAGGCGCTCAAAGCCGCCGCTCCCTTTGACCTGGTGCTGGCCGACCCGCCCTACGGCAAGGGCCAGGTGGCCCGCCTGGTGGAGCTGGCCGCCCAGGGGTGGCTCCTGGCCGCCGACGGGCTGTTGTTAATCGAGCACTCGCCCCAGGAGGCCCCCCAGGCCCCCGTGGGCCTGGAAATAGTCGATCACCGCCGCTACGGACAGAGCGAACTGAGTTTTTTGGCCTCAAGCAGCGATTCCAGAGGGGACGGCACATGA
- the coaD gene encoding pantetheine-phosphate adenylyltransferase: MKTAIYPGSFDPITNGHLSILHRGLEIFDQVVVAVAVNPEKSGLFPIPERVEMIQEVIGDIPGASVDTFDGLLVDYVLASGTNVVLRGLRALSDFEFEFQMALMNRKLSRDVQSVFLMTDYKWFYVSSTIIKEAAALGGDINGLVPSTVSQRLKDKFAAKKAQAAKS, from the coding sequence ATGAAAACCGCTATCTATCCCGGCTCTTTCGATCCCATCACCAACGGGCATTTGTCCATCTTGCATCGCGGCTTGGAGATATTCGACCAGGTGGTGGTGGCGGTGGCGGTCAACCCGGAAAAGAGCGGCCTGTTCCCCATCCCCGAGCGGGTGGAGATGATCCAGGAGGTCATCGGCGACATCCCGGGGGCCTCGGTGGATACCTTCGACGGCCTGTTGGTGGATTACGTGCTGGCCAGCGGCACCAACGTGGTCCTGCGCGGGCTCCGGGCCTTGTCGGACTTCGAGTTCGAGTTCCAGATGGCCCTGATGAACCGCAAGCTGAGCCGCGACGTGCAGTCGGTGTTTTTGATGACCGACTACAAGTGGTTCTACGTCAGCTCCACCATCATCAAGGAAGCGGCCGCCCTGGGCGGGGACATCAACGGGCTGGTGCCCTCCACCGTCTCGCAACGGCTCAAGGATAAGTTCGCGGCCAAAAAGGCCCAGGCCGCCAAGAGCTAG
- the amrA gene encoding AmmeMemoRadiSam system protein A encodes MSEQGLSPREQNGLLKLARGRIARLVGREAEAPDQGQLPGPEIKRGAFVTLHKRGRLRGCIGNFISDEPLTELIEDMAVAAASQDPRFPPLSGDELDQVDLEISVLSPLKRIEDVSEIQVGTHGIYIISPRGRGVLLPQVATEYGWDRDAFLDQTCVKAGLRPGCWRDPDTEILIFSAQIFGEKPEG; translated from the coding sequence ATGAGCGAGCAAGGACTGAGCCCCCGGGAGCAGAACGGCCTGTTGAAGCTGGCTCGGGGGCGCATCGCCCGCCTGGTGGGCCGCGAGGCCGAGGCCCCCGACCAAGGGCAGCTGCCCGGACCGGAGATCAAGCGGGGAGCTTTCGTCACCCTGCACAAGCGCGGCCGCCTGCGCGGCTGCATCGGCAACTTCATCTCCGACGAGCCCCTCACCGAGTTGATCGAGGACATGGCCGTGGCCGCGGCCAGCCAGGACCCCCGCTTCCCGCCCCTGAGCGGCGACGAGTTGGACCAGGTGGACCTGGAGATCAGCGTGCTCAGTCCGCTAAAGCGCATCGAGGACGTGAGCGAGATTCAGGTGGGCACCCACGGCATCTACATCATCAGCCCCCGGGGCCGGGGGGTGCTCCTGCCCCAGGTGGCCACGGAATACGGCTGGGACCGCGACGCCTTCCTGGATCAGACCTGCGTAAAGGCGGGCCTGCGGCCGGGCTGCTGGCGCGATCCGGACACCGAGATCCTCATCTTCTCGGCGCAGATTTTCGGGGAAAAGCCGGAGGGCTAG
- a CDS encoding NUDIX hydrolase, whose amino-acid sequence MSAAHPRNPYPTVDVVIELLRPGRPIVLVRRANPPLGWALPGGFVDYGESLERAAVREAAEETGLAVELVAVLGAYSEPERDPRQHNLSVVFLGRATGEPKGGDDAAAAQAFGLEELPRPLCFDHELILQHYLQWRAGTRPGAPVQKRGV is encoded by the coding sequence ATGAGCGCCGCCCATCCGCGCAACCCCTATCCCACGGTGGACGTGGTCATAGAGCTCCTGCGCCCCGGTCGGCCCATCGTGCTGGTGCGCCGGGCCAACCCGCCCCTGGGCTGGGCCCTGCCCGGCGGGTTCGTGGACTACGGCGAGAGCCTGGAGCGGGCCGCGGTGCGCGAAGCGGCCGAGGAGACCGGCCTGGCGGTGGAGTTGGTGGCCGTGCTGGGGGCCTATTCCGAGCCCGAGCGCGACCCCAGGCAGCACAACCTCTCGGTGGTTTTCCTGGGCCGGGCCACGGGCGAGCCCAAGGGGGGCGACGACGCGGCGGCGGCCCAGGCCTTTGGGCTTGAGGAGCTGCCCCGGCCCCTTTGTTTCGACCATGAGCTGATCTTGCAGCATTACCTGCAGTGGCGCGCGGGAACGCGTCCCGGCGCGCCGGTGCAAAAGCGGGGAGTATGA
- a CDS encoding MOSC domain-containing protein, whose translation MNQPKIVSVNISSTKGVVKKPVPSGCLEPDVGLVGDAHSGPWHRQLSLLAMESIDFMRAKGADVNPGDFAENITTQGIELHTLPIGTRLKLGEVEVEVTQIGKECHAGCEIRKLVGDCIMPRQGIFVRVLNPGEVRSGDPVSRMGEAGG comes from the coding sequence ATGAATCAGCCCAAAATAGTTTCCGTTAATATAAGTTCTACCAAAGGCGTGGTCAAAAAGCCCGTACCCTCGGGTTGCCTGGAGCCGGACGTGGGGCTGGTGGGCGACGCCCATTCCGGCCCCTGGCATCGCCAGCTCTCGCTATTGGCCATGGAATCCATAGATTTCATGCGCGCCAAGGGGGCCGACGTGAACCCGGGCGACTTCGCCGAAAACATCACCACCCAGGGCATCGAGTTGCACACCCTGCCCATCGGCACCCGCCTGAAGCTGGGCGAGGTGGAGGTGGAGGTCACCCAGATCGGCAAGGAGTGCCACGCGGGGTGCGAAATCCGCAAGCTGGTGGGCGACTGCATCATGCCCCGCCAGGGCATCTTCGTCCGGGTGCTCAACCCCGGCGAGGTGCGCTCCGGCGACCCGGTGAGCCGTATGGGCGAAGCGGGGGGCTAA
- the tilS gene encoding tRNA lysidine(34) synthetase TilS, translated as MSLSPPLEHVKAAVPVLGGPWPGPGVVLAAVSGGSDSVALARLLALAAPERGWRLALGHVDHGLRPDSAEDARFVAELAGELGAAYFCRKVTLAPRGRSLEEAAREARREALVDMAAQSGARAVALGHTLGDQAETVLMRLLGGSGPSGLAAMRPWDEPWWRPLLALGREELRAWLRTGSHLWREDPTNQSPQFLRNRVRHRLLPLAEELVNPRASEALARLAALSADEEDLWESWCAEQEGQVLRRQGTSLLLEAGALAAMHPARQRRLLRHAMKRLTGQGQHLLAPHVEQLLELLAGSAGRKLTLPGGLMAWREAAALRLDRADPPPCPALLIQGPATVELPHLGARLRLELVHDKPPLTGRGASACLPAQAVRWPLELRPPRPGERFHPLGAPGGKRLSRILIDRKIPLWWRARTLILADREGPWWAAPWAVAERARLKGTESAYLRLSFVDTPQG; from the coding sequence TTGAGCTTATCTCCGCCCTTGGAGCACGTCAAGGCCGCGGTCCCTGTCTTGGGGGGCCCCTGGCCCGGGCCGGGCGTGGTGCTGGCCGCGGTCAGCGGCGGCTCGGATTCGGTGGCCCTGGCCCGCCTGCTGGCCCTGGCCGCCCCGGAGCGCGGCTGGCGGCTGGCCCTAGGCCACGTGGACCACGGCCTGCGGCCGGATTCGGCCGAGGACGCCCGCTTCGTGGCCGAGTTGGCCGGGGAGCTGGGGGCGGCCTATTTTTGCCGCAAAGTCACGTTGGCTCCCCGGGGCCGCTCCCTGGAAGAGGCGGCCCGGGAGGCGCGGCGCGAGGCCCTCGTGGACATGGCCGCCCAGAGCGGCGCCCGGGCCGTCGCCCTGGGCCATACCCTGGGCGACCAGGCCGAGACGGTGCTCATGCGCCTGTTGGGCGGCAGCGGCCCCTCGGGCCTGGCGGCCATGCGCCCCTGGGACGAACCCTGGTGGCGGCCCCTGCTGGCCCTGGGCCGCGAGGAATTGCGCGCCTGGTTACGGACTGGCAGCCACCTCTGGCGGGAGGATCCCACCAACCAAAGCCCGCAATTTTTGCGCAACCGGGTGCGCCACCGCCTCCTCCCCCTGGCCGAAGAGCTGGTCAATCCCCGGGCCTCGGAGGCCCTGGCCCGTTTGGCCGCCCTGTCCGCCGACGAGGAAGACCTGTGGGAAAGTTGGTGCGCCGAGCAGGAAGGCCAAGTACTGCGCCGCCAGGGCACCAGCCTGCTGTTGGAGGCCGGGGCCCTGGCCGCCATGCACCCGGCCCGCCAACGCCGCCTGCTGCGCCACGCCATGAAGCGCCTCACCGGTCAGGGGCAGCACCTGCTGGCCCCGCACGTGGAGCAGCTGTTGGAGCTGCTGGCCGGAAGCGCGGGCCGCAAGCTGACCCTGCCGGGCGGGCTCATGGCCTGGCGCGAGGCCGCGGCCCTGCGCCTGGACCGGGCCGACCCGCCCCCCTGCCCCGCCCTGCTCATCCAGGGCCCGGCCACGGTGGAACTACCCCACCTGGGGGCCCGCCTGCGTTTGGAGCTGGTGCACGACAAACCGCCGCTCACGGGCCGGGGGGCCTCGGCCTGCCTGCCCGCCCAGGCGGTGCGCTGGCCCCTGGAACTGCGCCCGCCCCGGCCCGGCGAACGCTTCCACCCCCTTGGCGCGCCGGGGGGCAAACGGCTCAGCCGTATACTCATCGACCGCAAGATCCCGCTTTGGTGGCGGGCCCGCACCCTTATCCTGGCCGACCGGGAAGGCCCCTGGTGGGCCGCTCCCTGGGCCGTGGCGGAGCGGGCGCGCCTAAAAGGCACTGAAAGCGCCTATTTGAGGCTCAGTTTCGTTGACACCCCCCAGGGCTGA
- the ftsH gene encoding ATP-dependent zinc metalloprotease FtsH: MNPLYKNLALWLVISLMMVLLFNFFNRPETGSEKLPYSDFLTAVEKGQISSVEIQGQEVRGWASDGKRFRTFAPEDPKLISELRAKDVKITVKPEDDSPWYMSMLVSWFPMLLLIGVWIFFMRQMQTGGGKAMSFGKSRARLQTEPQGRRITFEDVAGVEEAKEELTEIIEFLREPKKFTRLGGRIPKGVLLVGGPGTGKTLMARAIAGEAGVPFFSISGSDFVEMFVGVGASRVRDLFTQGKKNAPCIIFIDEIDAVGRHRGAGLGGGHDEREQTLNQLLVEMDGFESNEGVILIAATNRPDVLDPALLRPGRFDRQVVVPTPDVKGREAILRVHTRRTPLSPDVELSVLARGTPGFSGADLENMVNEAALLAARDDKNRIDMIDFERAKDKVMMGAERRSLILSEEEKRTTAYHEAGHALVAVLTPGTDPVHKVTIIPRGRALGLTQQLPVDERHTYSRDYLINNLAVLLGGRSAEELVLETFTTGAGNDLERATELARKMVCEWGMSEVMGPLTFGKREEQIFLGREISQHRDYSEETAQAIDHEVKRLVTGAHDTATGLLRDHLDVLHNLAGALLVEETLDAEAVLAILAGKPRPRAPQPQEPQAEAGEEAPVATVPPEADDDQAGV; the protein is encoded by the coding sequence TTGAATCCCTTATACAAAAACTTGGCCCTCTGGCTGGTCATCAGCCTGATGATGGTCCTGTTGTTCAACTTCTTCAATCGCCCGGAAACGGGCAGCGAAAAACTGCCCTATTCCGACTTTTTGACGGCGGTGGAAAAGGGCCAGATAAGCAGCGTGGAAATTCAGGGCCAAGAGGTGCGCGGCTGGGCCAGCGACGGCAAGCGCTTCCGCACCTTCGCCCCGGAAGACCCCAAGCTCATCAGCGAGCTCAGGGCCAAGGACGTGAAGATCACGGTGAAGCCCGAAGACGATTCGCCCTGGTACATGTCCATGCTGGTCTCCTGGTTCCCCATGCTCCTGTTGATCGGCGTGTGGATATTCTTCATGCGCCAGATGCAGACGGGCGGGGGCAAGGCCATGAGCTTCGGCAAGAGCCGGGCCCGCTTGCAGACCGAACCCCAGGGCCGGCGCATCACCTTTGAGGACGTGGCCGGGGTGGAAGAGGCCAAGGAAGAGCTCACCGAGATCATCGAGTTTTTGCGCGAGCCCAAGAAGTTCACCCGCCTGGGCGGGCGCATCCCCAAGGGCGTGCTGTTGGTGGGCGGGCCGGGCACCGGCAAGACCCTCATGGCCCGGGCCATCGCCGGGGAGGCCGGGGTCCCCTTTTTCTCCATCAGCGGCTCGGACTTCGTGGAGATGTTCGTGGGCGTGGGCGCCTCGCGGGTGCGCGACCTGTTCACCCAGGGCAAGAAAAACGCCCCCTGCATCATCTTCATCGACGAGATCGACGCGGTGGGCCGTCACCGCGGCGCGGGCCTGGGCGGCGGGCACGACGAGCGCGAGCAGACCCTGAACCAGCTTTTGGTGGAGATGGACGGCTTCGAGTCCAACGAGGGGGTCATCCTCATCGCGGCCACCAACCGCCCCGACGTGCTGGACCCGGCCCTGTTGCGGCCCGGCCGTTTCGACCGCCAGGTAGTGGTGCCCACCCCCGACGTCAAGGGCCGCGAGGCCATCCTCAGGGTGCACACCCGGCGCACCCCCCTGTCGCCGGACGTAGAACTTTCGGTGCTGGCCCGGGGCACCCCCGGCTTCTCCGGGGCCGATCTGGAAAACATGGTCAACGAGGCCGCCCTGCTCGCCGCCCGCGACGACAAAAACCGCATCGACATGATCGACTTCGAGCGGGCCAAGGACAAGGTGATGATGGGCGCCGAGCGGCGCAGCCTCATCCTCAGCGAGGAAGAAAAGCGCACCACCGCCTATCACGAGGCGGGTCACGCCCTGGTGGCGGTGCTTACTCCTGGCACCGACCCGGTGCACAAGGTAACCATCATCCCCCGGGGACGGGCCCTGGGCCTCACCCAGCAGCTCCCGGTGGACGAGCGCCACACCTATTCCCGCGACTACCTCATCAACAACCTGGCGGTGCTCTTGGGCGGCCGCTCGGCCGAGGAGTTGGTGCTGGAGACCTTTACCACCGGCGCGGGCAACGACCTGGAGCGGGCCACCGAGTTGGCCCGCAAGATGGTGTGCGAGTGGGGCATGAGCGAGGTGATGGGCCCGCTGACCTTCGGCAAGCGCGAGGAGCAGATCTTCCTGGGGCGCGAGATCAGCCAGCACCGGGACTACTCCGAGGAGACCGCCCAGGCCATCGACCACGAGGTCAAGCGCCTGGTCACCGGAGCCCACGACACGGCCACGGGGCTTTTGCGGGATCACCTGGACGTGCTGCACAACCTGGCCGGCGCCCTCTTGGTGGAAGAGACCCTGGACGCCGAGGCGGTGTTGGCCATATTGGCCGGCAAGCCCCGCCCCCGGGCCCCCCAGCCCCAGGAGCCGCAGGCCGAGGCGGGCGAAGAGGCGCCAGTTGCAACCGTTCCGCCGGAGGCGGACGATGACCAGGCCGGTGTCTAA